The Cyclopterus lumpus isolate fCycLum1 chromosome 1, fCycLum1.pri, whole genome shotgun sequence sequence CTGTTGTATTACGGTTTAAACTTGCCTGGTCAATCCATAACTTTCCAACAATGATGTTGTGTACAGTTGTAGTCACTTTCTTCCAAGAGTAGTGATTGTTGCTCTTTTCAAATAAACACTGGATAGAAcctgagaagagagagggaataCTCTTAGCCCGTGCTCACCCAAAATATAAACGTCATATTtggtcttcacacacacactcacccaaaGGCATGATAGAGAGATATTTCCCTCTAAACTTGCTGGCCAGGGTAATCTCTTGTCTGAGGGTCCAGCCCTTTTCAGAGCTGGCATGGTGAGCTGCAGCAGGTGGGTGGTGACTCACCTGAGAGGATTGGAGTGAAGGGATGTTTTACGACTATTTGAGCTATTAAACATGCTTGCATGAACAATCCTTCGACGTACCTGTTCACAGAGGGAGCGGTAGCCACAATCTTTTAGCCGATCGAGCTCAAACGTTTCTCCCAGCAGAGGATTGAAGGGTTTCCCTGTGCGGTGGACAGTGGTGGAGTAGGAGGAGACTGTGAAAGCAGCTACATAACACATCTGCTCCAGAGAGCTCTGACTTTTAGAAGCCTTATCCAACAGCTCGTAGTACTCCAGGTCTTCAGAGAGACGTTGCAGCATTGAGAGGGGCTCATTGAAATTCACCTAGGTACATAATCACAGAGAGAAGACGGCTGATTACTTCCGAGTGCTCTCACAAGCAAAGGCCACTTGGATACCAACATGGGTACAAGTTTCTTACAGGCATTGGTATCTTTGAGAGCTCCTTTCCAATACAATTCTTCATGATGCTCCACAGATTGAGGTAATAGTTGGGCTTGTCAGGGATACGAGTCCGCCTTTGTCGAACAGGCTCTAGCTCCAGGGGCTGTGGCGACTCTGGGTTGGATGCCAAAGACAGTTCATCAAACTGGAAGAAGAGAAGGCAAAATAGCTTTCAGGGTGAAGTGACTGTGGTGTGTTGACAAGCAGAGAAAACAAGTCAATATGAAAATTAACTTAACACACATTTACGGACTGATCTTCCATTCCAATCTCGCTGCTGAAACCACTAACGTTGCTGCCAGATCTCCTGGTGGACAGAGAAGcgacatttaaaacaaagcagtacacacacacacacacaaggcaaaAATAACAACgacgacaacaaaaacaaggttGATGTGAACCGtcacatttgaaaaagaaacagcaTTAATTAATAACCTGTGATACTTGGGGTCAGCAGGGACAGTGATAAACTCTGCTGGGTCTTCCATCGCATCGAAGAACTCATTGTCATCATCCTCGTCACTGGCATCCCCTTTTTTATCTGGTGAAGGCAGACGGTGGGGGAATAAACGACTGAATGGCACAGCGAGCACCCTTTGAGTAACATTCAGAAGTCGGGGAGGAGAACCGTACCTTTGTTAGCTAAGGCGGGATTGCTGAATGAAGGGGGGAGAACTGTAGCTCCTCTGAAAGCTCTTTCCAAATGATTGTGCTGTTTGGCCAGCTGCTCCAGAGTCTCCTCCAGCCGGATCCTTTGGTCTCGCTCAACCTGTAAGGCCTTCTGCCAGCGCTTACTGTGGTTCTGAGCCAGGGAGAGGAAGTCTCTACATGCCTTAGGGAACAAGCAAGAGCAACGTGACTCGACAAAGGAGTCAGAAACAATGTTTGTCAGCAAATTAACACTTGGTTGACTTACATTAATCATGGCATTGGAGGTGATTCTGAACAGTGTGGCTCTCTCTGTAACTTGTCTCATCTTTTCCCCCATGTCTCCCCCGACACGAATCCCCTCCAGTTCTGACAAAGACCTGTGTGTGGAATCAAGGAATGAGTAAAAgaatgaaggggaaaaaaaagagatgggcaaactaaataaacaaaaagataatATAGTTGTTTCTAAAGTAATCAAACTGCCCAGTCTGATAATCAATACCTTTGGAGTGCAGACCCATGCTTGACAATGAGATCGTTGCAGGTGTTGAGGTCCTCCACCTTGCTGCCGAGTGTGCGAAGTGTGGACTGGATTTCTAAATTACGGCAGCCTCCCCCCTGTCCTGAGGTGGGGGGCACTGCAGGACAGTCATCACCCGAGTCATCTGAGGGGGAGAACGGGTAAGAAAGTATGACCAAAGCCGAACAAATACAAGGATAAaatgctccacacacacacagataaaaaacacacaatactgCCTGACATAGGTGCTGTTTACAAGCTGATCAGACTTTTCTACGCATGTTCATCTTCTGGCGCCTGCATTCTCCAACACGATTGTTTTCCCTCTCACCAGATTCAGCCTGCATGTGGACGGCCTTTGCCTTGGCGAGCTCCAGAGCGGTGATCCATCGCTGTCGCTCTACTTCCGAGCTGGCCTTCAAGTGGTAGGTCTGCGCGCCTCCGTTGGAAATAACAAAATTGCACGAGTCCTCCACAGCAATATTGGCTGTGGCCAAGTTGATGGTGCCTCGGCATGTGTGACCCATCTCTGCCTGGGTCCTGCAGACGACACAATGATGGACAGTCAAATATAGATCCCTGATTTGTGAAGTCATTGTTGTATTTCTTGTAAAGCAACTGCACATGTGTGCGTTCTGTATGCAATACAAGTACTACTTTGAATGCACTTCTCAGTTAAAAGCTGAATTAACAGACACTGGGTTACTGCCTAAGACAATTGTTATCTATTTATTGTATACCCCTCTATTAAACTCAACACACCACCTCAACACACACCTTGGCTCCCGTTGAGCCAGGGCAGTCCCTTACAATCAATTTCATATCATTACAACTTCAGTCATATACATGGAACTCACCTGTAGTAAGACAAAAGTCCATTGCTCAGAACGAACCAGCGTCTCTGGTAACCTTTAATGTAGTTAGTCCATTTGAAAAGCCAACCCTTGTACGTGTCTCCAGGGGTTGGAGTAGGGGGCTTCGGCTCTGACATCACAACTGACTGTAGGTTCACTGGGTGAAGTTATGGCATGTcgaggaagaaaaaataaataaataaagatttacATTGCTATTAATtgtcaaacattacattttttataaatactcaTGTGTATAATTACTAACtgggtaaagaaaaaaatgtctggTAAAATCACTTCACTGTACTGCAGCCTTTGAAACCAAGAAAAGTCCACAAATGCCAAATGTACGCACAACCACATGAAATGTATGCACAACCAAGTCTTGCAGGTTCTAAAGACAACATCATCACAGTGTAATTTAGCTTGTTAATGTCAACAACTCAAATTAGGTCATAGTATCACCCTATTGTGACATAAGCTTAATGAACTTATCATTAGGCATGTAAGGAATAATGATGTGTTGATTTTACTTGTGAGGAATTAACAAACAAGCCACTTATCTCTACTTAGCTAAACGGAGTAAATGTCAGCTTGCTGCTTAAAGTGTCTGAATATGCAAAGTTACAAGAGCTACAGCGAAAAAAAACCCATCGAATCTCTCAGAAACATGACGGTTTCTATAATTTCGGTTGGATTCAACGTAAAACCTGCAAATAACCGTTACTACATAACGACGAACCGGTTTAGTGCCGACGTGACTTCTGAATCATTTGTTGAGCTAACGTCTGAACGTTACTGCATCGTAAAAggctgagaagaagaagaagaagaagaagacattaacCGATAGACGGTCACGTAAAACAAAACTGGTTCCGAAACCAGATGACGTAGGAGAGTCACGTAAAACGCCACCGGGACGATGTGAGGTACTTCGAGGGGCAAGAAGCCACTTCCAAACATGAAAAGCCACTTAAAACAGTGTCCGTCACTAAGCTCGCTGCTAGCTGCCCGACAGGAAGCTGTCAAAGCAGCAGGACACGTCCCACATTCACGGCGCTAACACTCAGTTCAACTGTCGCCGCATTTCTTCCGTCTTCGCGACAGTAAGACGCCATTAAATCCTCTTGGCCCTTACCGTGCGAGACTTCAGCTGTTAACGTCGCGCATGTCGTGTCGGGTGAAGCAATGTCGGCTCAGCGGTGTTAGCTTTGCTAACTACTTTCATGGATGTGTTAAGGACATAGGACAACAGCTACTTGGCTAcaggttcttcttcttcttcgtcgtcgtcgtctaTTTACGGCAGTTGGCAGCCATAACTTTGCATTACTGCCTCCTTCTGGTTATAGCCTTTATTGATGTCCAGTTAATTTACTAAAACCAAAGTATTTTTCTGCCTTTCCCTCTCtaatgtatatacagtatatacacacattatacttTAGTTTGTATTAGTGTTGCATTATTCCAGTACTATTGGTTTATTTTTCCCCTCTGAATTCTAAAGTCttataataaattaaacaacttgtttttgatagtcttttcaaaatgtgcCTTTTACATCACCTGAATGGGTGGGACCCACATGAATATATTGAATTGGACACCCTGCAAGATATAACACCATCATGTGCCTTTTAACAAAGTGCTGCAAGGTTGTCATCTATTAAAAGTATAACAATCGACCGTAGTATTTAACAGTCcaataataaatatttgtggAATACATATTAAATTGCGGGGTTATATTTTCTCTAATTTGCTGTTCGGTAAGAAAATTCTACGGCCACTAAATACGTTATTGAATGTCAGCCCAGATCCTGTGAAATGTGATTACACattgtatataaaatgtataaggTTTTACTTTTAGGATGAAACAGTGGAAATATGAATCCTCTGGGTTTTAAAAAGATTACACAATGTGCAATTCCACAAAGCATTTTCAGCATGATAATTTTTGCACTATTATATACACTTTAATTTAACAAAGCTGGCTATACTTTTAGTATTTAAAACCAGTagtattacaaaataaaaaagacccCAATTCTGTTTTTAAACTCATGCAATAGCCTTCATAAAAACTAACCAAAGgactttaaaatatttacatgaacacatttaggttattatttaaaaaaaaaaaaatgtttaaaagtcATCCTGAAAACATACATTCTGAGTTACTCTTCACCATGTACAttagcaacacaaaaaacaataacaaattgATCTAATTGAGTTCATTTTATTGGACAATTTTACTACAACAACAAAGCTTGTATGAAGTAGGCATTTACTTTAAAACAtcctgtgtgtatatgtgtgtatcaaTGAATGTGtcagtgtatgtttgtgttaaAGATAATTCACTACTCCCCCAGACTTATTTAGTGATGGTATTTGCATTCATACTTTTCCCACTCCCACTAAGCACAATATATGGGGTTTTCTGAGACTTTTGCTTCTCTTGGAGCAAAGCCACCGTCCCTAGAGGAGTGTCACTGCTGCTCATCTTCTTCAGCAGCGCTTCTTCCTCCAGCtttttcatcctcctctcagTCTTCATTTTTCCAGACCCTTTCCCATGGAATCGATGTGAAAGCTGCCGGAACGCTTCTTTTGGGGTGAGCCGTCGACCGGATTCATCCACATACTCGATCTTGACCTCAGGCTTGTAGCCATCCTTGTCCTTGAAATCTTGAGTGAAGCCCCTGTATTCTTCTCTGCGACTGTACTTGTCATCGAAGCCCATCTTGTCCTCAATGCAGTAGTTATCGTTGGGCAAGGCGCCTTTTGTTGCTCTGACACGGGATATCTTCTGCATTTCAGTGTCCAATAAACCTTTGTTTTTGCACAACAGCAAAGCAGCAGCAAGACCAGACTTGACAATGGGCTCTTCATCCAAAATGGTGGCACAGGCTGTCGCAAAATCGGGCTGCTTCTGCTCTTCATCCAGGTTAACTGTGCTCCAGCCAACATTCTCATCCAATTCTGAGTCTGAATCTCCAGCGtcatctttctcttctttctcctcaaaGTCCATAATGTCTTCTTGGTCCTCTCTGTTGCCAGACAGCCCATACGTTGGGATATCACCCAGGGTTCTGCAAAACTCTGAGGTGGCGTTGAAAACAATGTTGTTCTTCTGCTCAGGATCATTTTCATGGCTGCCTTGATCAAGCTCTTTGATCTTCTCCGCCACCttctccccagagtctttgagAAGCTGCTTTTGCTTCAgcttcctctgcttctccaGCTGTTTCTGCAGTTCCTGCTCTGCCTCATCCTCCTCAAATGCGGTTGACTCTGGAACAGTGAAGTCTTCGTCATCACTCATCTCCATTTCTGCCATCCGAACATCATCTGACATTTGCGGGATATTGCAGGGCGTAACGCTCTCCTCCTCAACTTTCTCGACGACTTCCTCCAACTGTTTGCGGCCTCGACCGCGTGTCCTGGAGCCAAAATCAGTGTTGCGAGTGTCATCAATGCGAAGCTCGTCTGCAGCCGTgtgcttctccttcttcctgaTTTTCCTCACGCGGGGTTTGGTCTTTTTAAAGCCCACCATTTCGTGAGAAGTGTAATACTCGGAGGCGATAGCAAGTGCAGGCATTTCCAAGGACTGGGCCTGGTTTCGGAGCGCCTCTCTCATGGCTTGAATCTCTCGTTCTCGCTCCCCGTCAGCAAAGCCGCCCGTGTTCAACCGgaaactctttttcttttcaccctcAATTTCCTCGTCATACTTTGACAGTACAGATTTGGGCTTCACTGTAACCATGTCATCCACACTCTCCTCTTCTTCGTAGGGCTTGTATTcaggccttttcttttttaactccACGTTCTTTTCGGCATGTTCCTTGTCCACCATTCCCACGTTCACAagcacatcttcctcctcctccagtacACCCTTGTCTTGTAGGGTCAGGATCACAGTCTGGCCCTCATTGAAGGAATCTACCTTGTGCTGCACTTTGAGTCCCTTCAGATCTCGAGCTGTGTACGAATCCTTTTTGCTTTGTGCAAACTCCTCGTCCACCAGACTGCTGACACCGAATTCCTCGTCCATCTCTTGCAGAAGTTTGGCTCTTTTCTCAGCAAGTTCCTTTTCTTTTGCCATATTTCTGCTTCTCTCAACCCAAGCAGAGGTATCATCCAACCAGTCTTCCTCCGCTATGGCCTTGACTTTTCCCAGTTTCTGGTTCTGGATGCGTTTTTCTTTCATAGCTGCAAGCTTCTCCCTCATATCCTTCTGCTTTTTAATGAGAACGGGGTTGATGGTCTCCGCCACCAACGGATCCTCTTTGGTGCCGagctccttcttgttctcattTAATTCCAGAGGCTTCAGACCCAGCTTGGCTCTGAGCTTGTTTGTCTCCTCGATGCTGAGCGATGCGTCTCCGCTTGCAGACTGAGGCCCCACTTCTGTATTGCTTTCTTCATAGGCAAGATCGACTTTCTCCTTCTTCACGCGTGGCTCGGCGGCGCTCCTTTCACCTTTGCTGCGGTCCCGTCCAGTTCTTTCCCGGGACCTGGAGCGTTTTCGTTTGTCTTTATCCCGAGTTGCGTCCCGGTCCGACGCTTCTCTTTCTCGGTCCTTGTGGCGATGTTTCTTATGTTCGCGACGGCGGTCTTCCGGATCCTTGTCGCGACccttttccttgtgtttcttgGAGGACCCCATTATTTCCTTAGCCGGTTACAGCAGTTgtgactaaaaaaaaacacaacacaactgtTAGCAAAATGTTGTTCACACGATGTGTTGAAAAGCTTTTCGCAGTCGCTTACATTAGCTTTGAAAGCTAAGTGGCTAACCGACGACACAACTCACGCAGAGCGAAGACAAAATGGTTCCTGGCGTTCACAATCCGATGTTAACCGACGACGAGTGAGGATGTGAAAAAAATACTTAGCTAACggtatttgttttcttcccaCAAGCTTAACCACCTATCTCCTCGGTCAGGTATACAACTTTCGACGTCGTCAAACGAACGCCGAACGAGAATATTATGGTTTCCGGCAGTGACGCGTGCTTCGGTCGATTAGTAGCCAGCGTTAACATCTCTGTATACTGCCCCCTGCCGCATTGGAGGGTTTATGACAGGCCAGGATCACATCCATGAGTAGCTGCGTTTTGGGACCTATAAGACGCTATTATTTATCAAATGGCTTATACCAGAATGAGAGAGATTTTGTAAAAAACCTCACCTGCAGTATATGAAGTATACTAAGGGAACGTCATTTCCTTCATTTCCTCTCTGCATGGTAATACCAACGTTCCCCGTCTTAAATTGTAAGCTAACTTAGCAAGTGCAGTTTTAAATAACATGGAAGCCTGTATTTAAACCTGCTGCGTTCGTCGTCAGCTAACGCCAATGTTGGTTAGTCACGACAGTGTTCAAACCCCAGCACGGTGAATTTACCGACGTCATTCTGAGCTTGGAGCTCAGATTTAACGTTAATGCCGAGACGCTTGTTTGCTTAAACTTTTATCGAGACATTTAAAGTTAGCAGCTGTTCGCGAGCTAGGTATTGTTAGCATTAGCGAGCTATCGTTAACctcagctttgtgtgtgtgtgtgtgtgtgcaactttCTCCGCTCGTTAGCATGTCGTCTTGTTGGTGGACACTAACAAACGCGAAGAGTCGTGGTGTTTCTATCGATAGAGAATTGAAGCAACGTCCACCAGAGGGTTAGCTAGCTGGTGCAtatttgaggggggggggggttgcgtGTTGCCATGGCGATTGTAGGACCGAATTAGGTCAGAAATGTTAAGCTAGTAAAGTTTTTACCCGACGTTAACTCTCGTGTTCAACGTTGTGTTTCCTCTGCCCGTAAAGCTAACATAAGCTCGTGTCCCTTCGTCGAGCAGTAACAGAAAGCTCGCGCTAACTCgcgcattgtgttttttttcccccgggaATCCGAGCGGGCCACGCGCACAAATACCAACACTGTAAAGCGACCAACCGCCGCTAACGGCAACGGAAGAGGTCACTAAACCGTAGCAGTATGGTCGATGTACTGATTGTCGATGTACTGAAGCTGGTCGTGATCGCAGCGTGCACGGTTAGTTAAAGTTAATGGAAGACAATGACGCATGATGACGCTTTAATGTAATTGTTCGCCGTAATGGTTCATAAAAAACTGTCTGcgttattaacattaacattaacagtCGTATCAATATGTAACGTTAGCTTATGAACGTCAACCTCACGTTATTATTAACgtcactttttttcccttgttgttttactttatgTCAACATTGTGTAACGTGCTTGTTCTGCGGTCCTGTTCGGTGAGCAGTGTCTCCTTTTGTTGTGAATTCCAGCAAGCAGTTTCCTTGACTGCCAAATGTCCCTTtcgtcttgtgtttttattgcagGCTTGCATAACCTTTTGTTCTTTATTATGATCAgtatgcttttttaaaattatttatttgtaatttttttttagtgaGTTCAAGCGAGCTGTAAGTGGGTGACATGGCAACCGGAGGCACTCCTTTTGATGACAGTGCAGAAGAGCTGCACAACTGGACTGTAACCAATGGTAGTCTGGAGGATAGACTCAACAATCTGGTGAGGGCTCATCACAACCTTTTGTAGAAGATGTTTGactgtttctttcattttcacatcATGTTACACTGAAGTAACGCTAGTTTTCTCAACACTTTCAGTGTTTGTTATCCAGCCAATTACCAACTGGAATTTCGTGAATCAAACTCTAAAATACAATTGTCTCTTAAGTTTTTCTTACTGTCTTGTCAGGTCTTATTGATGCCAAGGTGTGTCTAATATGTATCTTATAGACAATATGCATCAGTCCCGATTTAAAGTAAACAtgtatattcattattttaaatgtatttgcgGTTGATCAGGACTGGGGTGTTCAGCAGAAGAAAGCTAACCGATCTTcagagaagaacaagaagaagctgCCGGCTGCAGTGGTGGAGAGCCGCCTGACTAATGATATTTCACCTGAGTCCACCCCTGGGGCCTGTCGCAGGAGAGCACGCACCCCTCATTCCTTTCCCCACATCAAATACACCACCCAGATGTCTATCCCTGACCAGACCGAGCTGGACAAGCTGCGTCAGAGAATCAATTTCACAGACTTGGATGAGGTGAGAAGCTGCTGTACCATCATTAATAATTTCTGTTGAGTGGAGTAAATATGTTGTTGTAAATTCACATCCCAGGCAGGCACAtaagggtatatatatatatatatatatatatatatatatatatatatatatatattatatataattttttttacataaaaggCATGTCATAGTGGTAGATAAATACAGTAGCTTAATCTGTGGACATAGATGTCGCAATGAGCTAATGGTTTCCCAAACTCATAGCAGCAACAATTATCTGCCAGCATTGTAAATAACTGACTGCAGTTGGCTCTACATGTCAAGTTGCATATGTTGTTGCCATTTTAATAGGACTGTCCAGCAGTTGGTTAGATGGGGAGTAACACAACACACggtttaacatttttaaactgtgtgtggTTGTTAATCTGTAGTGTTGCAAGTATGATATTCCTGGGATCACATTGGATacaatattttactttaaaggTACAATGCACATTTTTTGTCCCACTACTTGTGGTGTAGAACAACATCTTTATGGACAGGTCACTGCACTGATTTATGTCTTGGACCAGCATGGCACAAGCACACATGTGTTAATACTCATTTCTGCTGATTGTAGATTGCTTATCGTGTCTGGTCTCATGTTTAACTCATGCCCTTTTGTGGAATCTCAAGAACATGTAATATAAATCCTGCCAGTTATCCCACAGTCAAACAAACCAAATTCCTAAAGTATATGAGATTTTAAAAGACAATACCCAGAAACTTGGGTGGTGATTTGTCTGACTTATATCTTCTTTTCTTACTCAGAGGAGCATCGGCAGTGACTCCCAGGGGCGTGCCACAGCTGCCAACAACCAGCGGCAGTTAGCGGGAGAGAACAAGAAACCCTACAACTTCCTACCTCTGCATGTAAACACTAACAAAAGCAAGGagctgctccctccctcctcatctgCCCCAGCCACACCAGCTATCACCAAGGAAACTAAGAAGCAAAGCCCAGGATTCAGGGATAGGTTAACCCCTGTGGTTCCTACCAAGGAAACTCTGAGGCCCAGCCGTGGTGGCGCTGAGAGAGGACCCTCAGCGCACAGAGAATACAGCAGAGGAGAACCGAGAATAGACAGCAGCCAggtaacattttgttttgttgttgccatGGTTTTGGTCAGCTCTTATTCTTGTCTAACTGCCACGTGATACCTTGTATTCTGGGCAGTGAGTGGGATAACGAGGCGTTGGTCTCATAAATGCACACTTATACAATTTGATATCAATTCATTAAGTAAATTCTGAGATATTTTACTGAATGTGTGAAAACTTTAACTTGCTGGTGgtgctagaggaaaagtcaaatGATCACCAACGTTGATATAATTCATCCTCTGGGTACCGTGACTATCTCTACAAAGTCTGAAGCTCTCATTGCCTTTCAGTGCTATACCAATGTTCACTTCAGTTTCTGAGAAACTAAACCAAATAAATGCATGGTCATattatgtttatctttttacAAGAGGCCTGGAGATGTGCGGCATGTGAGGCAAGTTAAAGTGACtataatttatgtttttgttgtaacAGTGTATCAAATGACACTTAAACACAGTGACAATGTGAAAGCGGTTGCTATTAGTGACGCACGACAAAGACTGATCACCTGATTGTGCTGCTCCCCTTGGCTAAATGGAGCTCTATAGTGAGTTTCAGCTCAtggttttgttgtcttgtcCATAACTTTCAAGTTTTGGTTCAATCTTCACTGAAAAAGCTCTTAAAAACCTGTACACTGCCTGCTtggcaccaaacagcagacagacacagttagtgAACAAAATGGAGCATTTAACAGCTAAAGAGACATATGTATTGCTCAGGAGTTGTAGAAACCAAAATCAGGTAGTGAAGGTTTAAATGTACTAATTCTGGTTATAAAGACATTATTTCccatttaattatataatgTGTCCCTTTACACGTGTACAGTACACATGGCAGTGTCTTTGTATTGCTGCACTCCAGGCTACTCTGTGAAACCAGAACTAGGATGAAAGTGAGGGAGAGCTAGTGCAGCTAAAACTAGGCTGTATTTAGGGCAATTTATAAATAAGCCACCAGTGGTGCCCAGTGAGTTTTATGCCCAACCCCCTTCTGCCTTTATTTAGCCCAATCTGAGGCGTAGCTGCAGATGCTcggtttcatttattttacgtCTTTCTCTGACTTCTTTAAATGTACTCTCCTGAAACCTACACCCATCCaccaccctcctctctctgcacgGTGTCAGGTGGTGAGCAAACTGGTACAGATCCGGGAGTACATCAGTAAGGCCAGCTCCATGCGGGACGACCTGGTGGAGAAGAATGATGTGCCGGCCAACGTGGAGCGTCTCTCCCATCTTATTGACCACCTCAAGGAGCAGGAGAGGTCTTATTTACGGTTCCTGCAAAACATGCtggttagtttgtttgtttttacccttttttttgtttctccttctctttttccaAATTAATCTTgttctttgcttttctcatgGTGTCAGACAAGGGTAGACATATTTAGTCCAAAAAAGTCTTTTGTTGGAAAGCTTGTTTGTTAACTGGTTGAAATGGAACCTGCTTGTGTCGTTATCTTGGCAGCTCGTCacttatacatttttaatggctGTCTTTCTCTGTGGCCAACCGTCAAGTCAAGTCATATCTTGTTCAGTAACATGCTACTTTCTATTGCAGGTtggctttgtttgtgtttgatattactgttaCCCATATTCCCACACATTTAATAAGCTTGAGCATGCAGGCATTCTCATctattttgggaaatgtatgGCATGTTGAATTATTATCAATTACTAAGTAGCTTACTTTAACAATGCCAAAAGATTGTActggactcttttttttaatttttaattttttaacattttttaaaattattttaactTTTCAGTAATTTTGAAAATTAAGTCTCTTGCTGTTCCTTCCACTATCTCTATAGACGCGAGAGGATGACGAGGATGATGCTGGGACCCTGGACTCTGCAGTGGGCTCAGGTTCTCTGGCTGAGAGCACTTCTCTTAACATTGAGGTCCGTTCCTCAGATGCCTCAAATGCAACGGTGTGTACATTTGTTTCCCAAAATTGAAGGGGGTCTCTGTTGCATTTCACGTAGCCCTTATAATTAGTGTGAGGTAATAGAATTTTGTCGTTTAAATTCAGACATGAAAACAAGACATGCCGCACTATTGTTGCCGTTTTGTTCAAGTCAGTGTTTGTAAAGCTTTTGTGGACGTGAACTTTGCAGGGCGGTAGGCCAGAAACGGTGCGAGCTGACCAGAAGGAAGAGCTTGAGAATCTGCGTAAGCAGCACGAGCTGCTGAAGAAGATGCTGGAACAGCAGGAGCAGCTCCGGGCCCTGCAGGGCAGACAGGAAGCAATAATGGCCATGCAGGACAG is a genomic window containing:
- the LOC117730402 gene encoding oxysterol-binding protein 1-like isoform X5: MSEPKPPTPTPGDTYKGWLFKWTNYIKGYQRRWFVLSNGLLSYYRTQAEMGHTCRGTINLATANIAVEDSCNFVISNGGAQTYHLKASSEVERQRWITALELAKAKAVHMQAESDDSGDDCPAVPPTSGQGGGCRNLEIQSTLRTLGSKVEDLNTCNDLIVKHGSALQRSLSELEGIRVGGDMGEKMRQVTERATLFRITSNAMINACRDFLSLAQNHSKRWQKALQVERDQRIRLEETLEQLAKQHNHLERAFRGATVLPPSFSNPALANKDKKGDASDEDDDNEFFDAMEDPAEFITVPADPKYHRRSGSNVSGFSSEIGMEDQSVNFDELSLASNPESPQPLELEPVRQRRTRIPDKPNYYLNLWSIMKNCIGKELSKIPMPVNFNEPLSMLQRLSEDLEYYELLDKASKSQSSLEQMCYVAAFTVSSYSTTVHRTGKPFNPLLGETFELDRLKDCGYRSLCEQVSHHPPAAAHHASSEKGWTLRQEITLASKFRGKYLSIMPLGSIQCLFEKSNNHYSWKKVTTTVHNIIVGKLWIDQSGEIDVVNHKTGDRCHLKFAPYSYFSRDVPRKVTGVVTDKDGKAHYVLSGTWDEKMEFSRIMQSSKGENGTEGKQRTVYQTLKAKEIWRKNPLPEGAENMYFFSSLALTLNEAEEGVAPTDCRRRPDQRLMEDGRWDEANAEKQRLEEKQRIVRREREREAVKAASSPEEGTHPDNYQAMWFEKLDDPASGETLHVYKGGYWEAKEEGSWDVCPEIF
- the LOC117730402 gene encoding oxysterol-binding protein 1-like isoform X4; its protein translation is MSEPKPPTPTPGDTYKGWLFKWTNYIKGYQRRWFVLSNGLLSYYRTQAEMGHTCRGTINLATANIAVEDSCNFVISNGGAQTYHLKASSEVERQRWITALELAKAKAVHMQAESDDSGDDCPAVPPTSGQGGGCRNLEIQSTLRTLGSKVEDLNTCNDLIVKHGSALQRSLSELEGIRVGGDMGEKMRQVTERATLFRITSNAMINACRDFLSLAQNHSKRWQKALQVERDQRIRLEETLEQLAKQHNHLERAFRGATVLPPSFSNPALANKDKKGDASDEDDDNEFFDAMEDPAEFITVPADPKYHRRSGSNVSGFSSEIGMEDQSVNFDELSLASNPESPQPLELEPVRQRRTRIPDKPNYYLNLWSIMKNCIGKELSKIPMPVNFNEPLSMLQRLSEDLEYYELLDKASKSQSSLEQMCYVAAFTVSSYSTTVHRTGKPFNPLLGETFELDRLKDCGYRSLCEQVSHHPPAAAHHASSEKGWTLRQEITLASKFRGKYLSIMPLGSIQCLFEKSNNHYSWKKVTTTVHNIIVGKLWIDQSGEIDVVNHKTGDRCHLKFAPYSYFSRDVPRKVTGVVTDKDGKAHYVLSGTWDEKMEFSRIMQSSKGENGTEGKQRTVYQTLKAKEIWRKNPLPEGAENMYFFSSLALTLNEAEEGVAPTDCRRRPDQRLMEDGRWDEANAEKQRLEEKQRIVRREREREAVKAASSPEEAVTEDSINDSPSKTDAVETGTEANEVLDETDTEDSHPYTPVACTHPDNYQAMWFEKLDDPASGETLHVYKGGYWEAKEEGSWDVCPEIF
- the LOC117730402 gene encoding oxysterol-binding protein 1-like isoform X3 is translated as MSEPKPPTPTPGDTYKGWLFKWTNYIKGYQRRWFVLSNGLLSYYRTQAEMGHTCRGTINLATANIAVEDSCNFVISNGGAQTYHLKASSEVERQRWITALELAKAKAVHMQAESDDSGDDCPAVPPTSGQGGGCRNLEIQSTLRTLGSKVEDLNTCNDLIVKHGSALQRSLSELEGIRVGGDMGEKMRQVTERATLFRITSNAMINACRDFLSLAQNHSKRWQKALQVERDQRIRLEETLEQLAKQHNHLERAFRGATVLPPSFSNPALANKDKKGDASDEDDDNEFFDAMEDPAEFITVPADPKYHRRSGSNVSGFSSEIGMEDQSVNFDELSLASNPESPQPLELEPVRQRRTRIPDKPNYYLNLWSIMKNCIGKELSKIPMPVNFNEPLSMLQRLSEDLEYYELLDKASKSQSSLEQMCYVAAFTVSSYSTTVHRTGKPFNPLLGETFELDRLKDCGYRSLCEQVSHHPPAAAHHASSEKGWTLRQEITLASKFRGKYLSIMPLGSIQCLFEKSNNHYSWKKVTTTVHNIIVGKLWIDQSGEIDVVNHKTGDRCHLKFAPYSYFSRDVPRKVTGVVTDKDGKAHYVLSGTWDEKMEFSRIMQSSKGENGTEGKQRTVYQTLKAKEIWRKNPLPEGAENMYFFSSLALTLNEAEEGVAPTDCRRRPDQRLMEDGRWDEANAEKQRLEEKQRIVRREREREAVKAASSPEEAVTEDSINDSPSKTDAVETGTEANEVLDETDTEDSHPYTPVASPYGPSLSPYLSTHPDNYQAMWFEKLDDPASGETLHVYKGGYWEAKEEGSWDVCPEIF